One Tamlana carrageenivorans genomic region harbors:
- a CDS encoding zincin-like metallopeptidase domain-containing protein: MENVYTKLKKLLSDHPEKKGFYFNSVSKLDASQDFAALGIPYLSAAMENDLGTTEAEGLGAKISNEDIYKMITNKFIKIIDESGHLPWQTGINNTTEAPFSFADLPMNYQSGKYYSGINALVLSMYRYHTDETRGKIHINSNGELEEGITEPITDDRLFWLTFKQIKEANGKLKKGSLSQQAVYYNFIYTYEGKKITEKRYNQLKKQLGCEKNSSPECANLRRIGFLKYYNVFNERDIENIDFEAKRAELKEKSKSIKTSEKRILAADLVLKHMPNKPKFETLFLDLDKGSSPHYNPNTDTVVMPLKSQFDNVENWYGIAFHELIHATGHEKRTNRRNLKGFERGEKWGDSQYALEELVAEIGAIFLNAESGIMLANLKNNAAYIKGWSKSVKKELQDNHKAIFKAAAQSQKAADYILNRDKNGDPAYWKEFDKISEEIKAKGKAQKGNKKQLIESLISPEKLTDKQIEQIFKEYAADILWSKEINDYVKEVHNEKINRSKKEEKQENNYPFSLDDIPYETGRRAHLNTSFYPEKRAKQEQKYYFNDLKQIFDKYHSEAVKKGLEDKFNNLFSKFQAGFLKRRISELQSRSRIASTMITGGSGFNVRRNEKANNVHKSKLKETAHYYEKYQKYFDDLIFPSQKPIKTGKKGSLEKLEEKLKTLEEKHALMKKGNAKIRQLQKKGLTPLELITEYEKYLVEIGFSKKEVESIVNLSKREEKLMYLPFHLQNSNAKIRTVKERIKMEKRLKEQAKKADETGETKEIKFKGGVIINDFSDNRVKIDFDEKPSLEIRNFLKKSGHRFKWSPYNKVWQRQLNTYYSLNRKELYEFLDVETPTPEPPKPTKKQPEPKQDEKGQLALFGLKGKSNDSLFNKQILKAAQKGYKLETIFNLGNPKHELKKHIEDFEITMNGYVLSKAMKQTKDHCLNWGNFIDLPEYLNKPHAIFKSKTKGYVVLTEIKDINKKPIMVALHIHKNKQSTRIASLYTRNSFDSYKKWIDEKLLLFVDRKSELFSYATATIAVTENNSQSKITTKSGQNKNRSAIKYDKAAMEQLKADHNVSFDFIRKSINGIRKSTTALLIKKEYNELVNGSKNGLNGSNDPEIIKEVPQAPTQTIEVKKPEPVANPLVSKINHESTVNEFFEIGGDIGEFLGDIEIKPVGSVACTIDAEQGAGKTRFTFQIANELAKKYKVLFISLEEHPQSALFQDKVKQYIEPKNMNNIDAIGDLDRGKEKQLLDSLIPNYDVIIIDSWNKIFEASKLDFDNDLRKAYNGKLIFAIFQRTVTGGMRGGTKAGFDGDIIMKGIKGDDFKENVIIHNKNRYQSKNLTKLRYNVYHQELEKTEAKTEPIKQDEAPVKNDFLEWDDAIITIE, encoded by the coding sequence GTGGAAAACGTTTATACTAAGCTTAAAAAATTACTGTCCGATCATCCCGAAAAAAAAGGTTTTTACTTTAATTCTGTATCGAAATTAGATGCTTCACAAGATTTTGCAGCTTTAGGTATTCCTTATTTGAGTGCGGCAATGGAAAACGATCTCGGAACAACCGAAGCCGAAGGACTGGGCGCTAAAATATCCAATGAGGATATTTACAAAATGATAACCAACAAGTTTATCAAAATTATTGACGAAAGCGGGCATTTACCTTGGCAAACAGGAATTAACAACACTACCGAAGCGCCTTTCTCTTTCGCAGATTTACCAATGAATTACCAATCGGGAAAATACTACAGCGGTATTAATGCGCTGGTATTATCTATGTATCGTTACCACACAGATGAAACAAGAGGTAAAATACATATAAACAGCAACGGAGAACTTGAAGAAGGCATTACCGAGCCTATAACCGATGATCGTTTATTTTGGCTAACCTTTAAGCAAATTAAAGAAGCTAATGGAAAGCTGAAAAAAGGTTCACTATCTCAACAAGCGGTTTACTACAATTTCATATACACTTATGAAGGCAAAAAGATTACCGAAAAGCGATATAATCAATTAAAAAAGCAATTAGGCTGTGAAAAAAATTCAAGTCCTGAGTGTGCTAATTTGCGCAGAATTGGGTTTTTAAAATATTACAATGTATTTAATGAACGTGATATTGAAAATATTGATTTTGAAGCTAAAAGAGCCGAATTAAAAGAAAAATCAAAAAGCATTAAAACTTCGGAAAAACGAATATTAGCAGCCGATTTGGTGCTTAAACACATGCCAAATAAGCCGAAATTTGAAACCTTATTTTTAGATTTAGACAAAGGATCGTCACCACATTACAACCCGAATACAGATACCGTTGTTATGCCTTTAAAATCACAGTTTGACAACGTTGAAAACTGGTACGGTATTGCATTTCATGAATTGATACACGCTACAGGTCATGAAAAAAGAACAAATAGACGAAACTTAAAAGGTTTCGAGCGGGGTGAAAAGTGGGGTGATTCTCAGTACGCCTTAGAAGAGTTAGTGGCTGAAATTGGAGCGATATTTTTAAATGCCGAAAGCGGTATCATGCTTGCCAATCTTAAAAACAATGCAGCATACATTAAAGGCTGGTCTAAGAGCGTTAAAAAGGAGCTGCAAGACAATCACAAGGCTATTTTTAAAGCCGCAGCACAAAGCCAAAAAGCAGCCGATTACATTTTAAATCGTGATAAAAATGGAGATCCCGCCTACTGGAAAGAGTTTGACAAAATTTCAGAAGAAATAAAGGCAAAGGGTAAAGCTCAAAAAGGTAATAAAAAGCAACTTATTGAAAGCCTTATCAGTCCTGAAAAATTAACAGACAAACAAATCGAACAGATTTTTAAAGAGTATGCCGCAGATATTCTGTGGAGCAAGGAGATTAACGATTATGTTAAAGAAGTTCATAACGAAAAAATTAACAGGTCAAAAAAAGAGGAAAAACAAGAAAACAACTATCCTTTTAGTTTAGATGATATTCCTTATGAAACAGGAAGAAGAGCGCATCTAAATACGTCTTTTTATCCTGAAAAAAGAGCGAAACAAGAACAGAAATACTACTTTAATGATCTTAAGCAAATATTCGACAAATATCATAGCGAAGCAGTAAAAAAAGGCTTAGAGGATAAGTTTAATAACTTGTTTTCAAAATTTCAAGCAGGATTTTTAAAACGTCGTATTAGCGAACTGCAATCACGATCACGAATTGCAAGTACGATGATAACAGGTGGATCAGGCTTTAATGTCAGACGAAATGAGAAAGCTAACAACGTTCATAAAAGCAAACTAAAAGAAACGGCTCACTATTACGAAAAATACCAAAAATATTTTGATGATTTAATTTTTCCATCCCAAAAACCTATTAAAACAGGAAAAAAGGGATCTTTAGAAAAACTAGAGGAAAAACTTAAAACCCTAGAGGAAAAACACGCCTTGATGAAAAAAGGCAATGCTAAAATTAGACAGCTACAAAAGAAAGGTTTAACTCCTTTAGAATTAATTACCGAATACGAAAAATACCTTGTTGAAATTGGTTTTTCTAAGAAGGAGGTTGAAAGTATTGTGAATCTATCCAAGAGAGAAGAAAAACTAATGTATTTACCGTTTCATCTGCAAAATTCAAACGCCAAAATAAGAACGGTTAAGGAGCGTATTAAGATGGAAAAAAGGCTGAAAGAACAAGCCAAAAAAGCCGATGAAACGGGCGAAACCAAGGAGATTAAATTTAAAGGCGGTGTTATAATTAATGATTTTTCTGATAACCGTGTAAAAATTGATTTTGACGAAAAGCCGAGTTTAGAAATTAGAAATTTTTTAAAGAAAAGCGGGCATCGTTTCAAGTGGTCGCCTTATAACAAAGTTTGGCAAAGACAATTAAACACTTATTATTCTTTAAATAGAAAAGAATTATATGAGTTTCTAGACGTTGAAACGCCAACACCTGAGCCTCCTAAGCCAACCAAAAAACAACCCGAACCAAAACAAGACGAAAAGGGGCAACTGGCTTTATTTGGATTAAAAGGTAAAAGCAACGACAGCCTATTTAACAAACAAATTTTAAAGGCTGCGCAAAAAGGATATAAGCTAGAAACGATCTTCAATTTAGGAAATCCAAAACATGAACTAAAAAAACATATTGAAGATTTTGAAATAACCATGAATGGCTATGTTTTGAGCAAAGCAATGAAACAGACAAAAGATCATTGTTTAAACTGGGGTAATTTTATTGATTTGCCTGAATACTTAAACAAACCGCATGCCATTTTTAAGAGTAAAACTAAAGGTTATGTTGTCCTAACTGAAATTAAGGACATTAATAAAAAGCCTATAATGGTAGCCTTGCATATCCATAAAAACAAGCAATCTACACGGATAGCTAGTTTATATACTAGAAATTCTTTTGATAGTTATAAAAAATGGATAGATGAAAAATTACTTTTATTTGTAGATAGAAAAAGTGAGCTATTTTCATACGCTACGGCTACAATTGCTGTCACGGAAAATAACTCACAAAGCAAAATTACAACAAAAAGCGGACAAAACAAAAATAGATCTGCTATCAAATACGATAAAGCAGCTATGGAGCAACTAAAAGCCGATCATAATGTAAGTTTCGATTTTATAAGAAAATCTATTAACGGTATTAGAAAAAGCACTACAGCCCTACTCATTAAAAAGGAATATAACGAACTGGTTAACGGCTCGAAAAATGGTTTAAACGGCTCAAATGATCCTGAAATTATTAAAGAAGTTCCCCAAGCTCCTACACAAACCATCGAGGTAAAAAAACCTGAACCAGTTGCAAATCCTCTTGTTTCTAAAATTAACCATGAAAGTACGGTTAATGAATTTTTTGAAATTGGCGGAGACATAGGCGAATTTTTAGGAGATATTGAAATAAAACCCGTGGGAAGCGTTGCATGTACCATAGACGCGGAACAAGGCGCAGGAAAAACACGTTTCACCTTCCAAATAGCAAACGAATTAGCAAAGAAATACAAGGTTTTATTTATTAGCCTAGAGGAACACCCGCAAAGCGCTTTGTTTCAGGATAAAGTAAAACAGTACATTGAACCTAAAAACATGAATAATATTGATGCTATAGGCGATTTAGATCGTGGTAAGGAAAAACAGCTACTAGATAGCTTAATACCAAACTACGACGTTATAATTATAGATAGCTGGAATAAAATATTTGAAGCCTCTAAACTGGATTTCGATAACGACCTAAGAAAAGCCTACAACGGAAAATTGATTTTTGCCATTTTCCAGCGTACCGTTACAGGCGGCATGCGTGGCGGAACTAAGGCGGGTTTTGATGGGGATATTATTATGAAAGGTATAAAAGGCGACGATTTTAAAGAAAACGTAATTATCCATAACAAAAACCGCTACCAAAGTAAAAATTTAACTAAGCTTAGATACAACGTTTACCATCAAGAACTTGAAAAAACAGAAGCAAAAACCGAACCTATAAAGCAAGACGAAGCGCCTGTAAAAAACGACTTTTTAGAGTGGGATGATGCTATAATTACCATTGAATAA
- a CDS encoding glycoside hydrolase family 108 protein, which translates to MANYNQAIPFILKHEGGFQKHPNDKGNYNSLGQLVGTNYGISAPVLERWKGYPPSESDMRNLSLTESKEIYKQYFWRPIWGDAILDQDVANIVFDHSVNAGTGNGARLVQRTLNKLGHSLTVDGAIGSKTIAALNATDPHFFFYAFKEARVSYYNKISGGRNSVFLNGWLNRVSHFEKKK; encoded by the coding sequence ATGGCAAATTATAATCAAGCAATACCCTTTATTTTAAAACATGAAGGCGGCTTCCAAAAACACCCAAACGATAAAGGTAACTATAACAGTTTAGGTCAACTGGTAGGAACAAACTACGGCATTTCTGCTCCTGTACTGGAAAGATGGAAAGGCTACCCACCAAGTGAAAGCGACATGCGTAATTTATCGCTAACCGAATCAAAAGAAATTTACAAGCAATATTTTTGGAGGCCTATTTGGGGCGATGCTATTTTAGATCAAGATGTAGCTAATATCGTTTTTGACCACTCCGTTAATGCTGGTACTGGAAATGGCGCTAGACTGGTACAAAGAACCCTTAATAAACTCGGACACTCCTTAACGGTTGATGGCGCTATCGGAAGCAAAACCATAGCAGCCCTAAACGCTACCGATCCGCATTTTTTCTTTTACGCTTTTAAAGAAGCAAGGGTAAGTTATTATAATAAAATTTCAGGAGGAAGAAACTCCGTTTTTTTAAACGGCTGGTTAAACCGTGTTTCTCACTTTGAAAAAAAAAAGTAA
- a CDS encoding carboxypeptidase-like regulatory domain-containing protein — protein MLIKGRLQDIYGNPLPEAHILVGNNGTTANENGEFEISANENDVVKFSYLGMETHVTTASEIEPVTILQDTAIGLDPTIITNKPTVEKTPFWKTTAFKIGVGAFIIAIIYLAAKNRKSTETNYASVDL, from the coding sequence ATGTTAATAAAAGGAAGATTACAAGATATTTACGGAAACCCATTACCTGAGGCTCATATTTTAGTAGGTAACAACGGAACTACAGCCAATGAAAACGGAGAATTTGAAATATCTGCAAATGAAAACGACGTGGTTAAGTTTTCTTATTTAGGCATGGAAACGCATGTTACAACAGCATCGGAAATCGAACCTGTAACCATTTTGCAGGACACAGCTATCGGTTTAGATCCTACTATAATAACAAACAAACCAACAGTAGAAAAAACACCGTTTTGGAAAACTACAGCCTTTAAAATAGGCGTGGGCGCTTTTATTATTGCTATTATTTACTTAGCAGCTAAAAATCGAAAATCCACAGAAACGAATTACGCTTCGGTAGATTTATAA